A single genomic interval of Armigeres subalbatus isolate Guangzhou_Male chromosome 1, GZ_Asu_2, whole genome shotgun sequence harbors:
- the LOC134205767 gene encoding leucine-rich repeat serine/threonine-protein kinase 1 isoform X3 → MLLRRKIHELRLLDLVINKNLSILKAALWDNAELLEDLLQEEVHLIDCLDSWGRAPIHAAAITAESRCLPMLINAGANINATCGPRGDNKTALHLSAEHGHVSNVQVLLAADASFVAKDKNGLTALDLAERSGHDACVELLKEAADTREQIRSQKHKNLREAVTSSDDTLVQLLLDNIGPEREIIVNMAPGGANTLLFIASQNGSERIAQLLLEAGADGRAHAVTRYSPLYTAVHNGHKKVSSMLLDRFPELVQQLTVERWLPFHAACINGHCSVVELLIRNHYPEELMSSYRDPSGELEWRLAFDPNTQDVTGQTALYVSCLLGNRQLVEMLLNWKVKCVRYSLEDDGGGGAREAVTPSSNPLSPSNRRISFGIQSIMSRLSLGRDHGEDRDDNSELRCPLDMNILCGAARETALLAAVRGGFLDVVTLLLQNGADPNVVARAVDDQNDPKASDEIYGFSNVPLAEATRQKSLAMVDLLLKYGAKDDQSIALSIAIQNSDEQIVCRLLSIKAHADPDYKINKKAFAHEAEYSALPLVGSFTYSSLFPSTATMINWHSNNCRLATIKMPWLSEAVLQCNPKLKGHPRCYQLSLGALTRIDISHNSLAHLPPEIFSLGSLRYLNAAQNKIERIPLPEDIEACSTYQSQKRRTSKTAQVEYNCPVLEELYLQDNRLEYIPPRLFLLTSLSILDVSNNKLQELPFELWKSPKLKEFNVAFNFLKDLPSLPNITDFAADGTEPPSPVTEACLFHAYSYEDNSDSLTRNRHVASLELVKHHIWSKSLEVTDQELRLPDSKNDHTVSQLSSLNLANNLFTSIPLALPCLAVNLTRLNMSYNSLRSMGHVTSYPASLKQLDLGHNEISCWPSLPRIAASDPHLMCYNPQEPKKHSSKSSVASAGSSSTPYSNEVTVVKSSTSSNNITSLRTAVLKSVCVHRRHLRLESLRTLILADNSLTRIQLSTDDVTTLGESEDAEWSLIGVAKSRLIFPNLSMLDISNNSLKEIPPSIHELTNLSVLNISGNMDVTELPPHMGLLSRLWNLNTRGCSLQDPLRSMIDSKKYKTMDIIGYLKSVYEDARPYARMKLMVVGVQGIGKTSLLEQLRSEGPTRNKKQVDHWAKRMGHKNINTKTSRGINMSTVGVDIGDWICEKKIRGQSTHGPVVFRTWDFGGQKEYYATHQYFLSKRSLYLVLWRIIDGRKGLAEVLQWLGNIQARAPNSPVIIVGTHYDAVGETLPAKKAEELQQIIRDRFIAVSDAEKIGLPRVLDSIEVSCRTGHNIKLLANLIYDTAFSLRPPGCKEPLLYQRVPASYLALEDVVGTIASTLRQFSADPVLDAERYRLMVTQEMQLRGFKGFRDWSELNQATMFLHDNGVLLHYDDATLRDLYFLDPQWLCDMLAHVVTVREINPFARTGVMKMDDLQHVFKSSCLGSSDNRGYIVSLLNKFEVALSWDARTLLIPSLLPLEEDSTADRVVTVKISTRSKGWVMRTRRNPLNSNLPTYEPVTSEPQTPTLNNACDIQTLPRHEQTISRLLLMSYFPSGFWSRLITRVLADDQVVEAIRSLYPLPKNVENDPDINQMLNMSSHWAVWQTGLALYYGSTLVFKMREISVTCPTSPYRNPMNRFKLKQDGIWCDIDLTSTSILEIYFPFNALKIRKLDEVGAELSSVDIEVNVRCLTQLLALSVDHIDLLLEDWYPTLGTRFVHTSEGRFLVTRLVPCPKCLRDCEDRHVPNFPSQVKSSTGAIGNQRPMLHKRLSVDRRQEFGEPSGLNELPGILNDLVPTRKSQDSIGWSDCDSGVGQESADSSRATSIEGHPLVNAGDMPGPPSYSWMVEECILAAYDKKSVACPIHGEIELSRITPDVNFMDLSENYLIKSGDITRGPLLGRGAFGFVFKASCKTRGSKAIIPVAMKMLQPVAPGPRARQSAIIAYKAALGKWERDPLQHSCKAYCTARQELAVLLTLRHPNIVPLVGVCTQPLALVLDLAPKGALDAVLRHFRRSGARIGPYCFQSLVLQAAKAMEYLHRRRVIYRDLKAENILVWEFPEPHTDDHPSNAVHIKVADYGISRITLPSGSKGFGGTEGFMAPEIMRHNGEEEYTEKVDCFSFGMFLYELIALRQPFEGHEAVKECILEGGRPVLTQRETHFPSYCLDLMVLCWDQQPKVRPSASQIVSIASAPEFTHLIDIISLSHPGNTMDGIACPIASVDDETVISGHELWLPCSNSRIDILHGSIKGWQQYHRILCPQIGTPVKSANGSGYHSQPTTPHQMKQIKMTTACVVEKAVWIGDAEGNIYAFNACDCVHQFSYALEPAQPCPVVALVYLKKFSRVAAGLENGRLFLLDSTLTPSTSVSAEGSFVLSELGSGERLYSVCPLWKDETECELWCGETDGAMNVFSLKNSHVSGQHHLTHFQTPLPTRGLTVSLLCASDDWVYSYVAPGCILYQWRSTGKQIENRLDCSKLVPCSESLKSIAIDEHLSPGKCQISTIAALNGELYVGTTWGCIIIIEKQTLRPITIFRPFEEDVRCIVPLYGGPSPMLVTLGRGYRSLIDRYTDVTTGHVTTPSAGAPDKRLKETLLKDRSNNMHALIWTAEHWTPV, encoded by the exons ATACGCGGGAGCAGATTCGATCCCAGAAGCACAAGAATCTCCGTGAAGCGGTGACGTCTTCAGATGACACGCTGGTGCAGCTACTGCTGGACAACATCGGTCCGGAGCGCGAGATCATTGTCAATATGGCCCCGGGAGGAGCCAACACGTTGCTGTTCAT CGCCTCACAAAACGGGTCGGAACGTATCGCACAACTGTTGTTGGAAGCTGGTGCCGATGGCAGGGCGCATGCCGTTACCCGTTATTCGCCTCTGTATACGGCGGTGCATAACGGTCATAAAAAGGTCTCATCTATGCTGTTGGATCGATTTCCAGAGCTGGTGCAGCAATTGACTGTGGAACGGTGGCTACCGTTCCATGCGGCTTGCATTAATGGGCACTGCTCGGTGGTAGAGTTACTAATCCGGAACCATTATCCGGAGGAATTGATGAGCTCCTACAG AGATCCTAGTGGAGAGCTCGAATGGCGCCTAGCCTTCGATCCGAACACCCAGGACGTTACTGGACAAACGGCACTGTATGTGAGCTGTCTTCTAGGGAACAGGCAATTGGTCGAAATGCTGTTGAACTGGAAAGTTAAGTGCGTGAGATATTCACTGGAAGATGACGGAGGAGGAGGGGCAAGGGAAGCGGTAACTCCTTCTAGCAATCCGCTTAGTCCTTCCAATCGAAGGATATCGTTCGGCATTCAGTCGATCATGTCTCGTTTGAGTCTAGGTCGCGATCACGGTGAAGATCGCGATGACAATTCCGAACTAAGGTGCCCATTGGACATGAATATCTTGTGTGGAGCTGCTCGGGAGACCGCGTTATTGGCTGCAGTTCGTGGAGGATTTTTAGACGTGGTTACGCTTTTGTTGCAGAACGGAGCAGATCCTAACGTAGTGGCAAGAGCTGTTGATGATCAGAATGATCCCAA GGCGTCGGACGAGATCTACGGATTTTCTAACGTTCCTCTTGCAGAAGCCACTCGACAAAAGTCTTTAGCTATGGTTGATCTACTTCTAAAGTATGGTGCCAAAGATGATCAGTCGATTGCTCTGAGCATCGCAATTCAGAACTCCGACGAACAAATCGTGTGCAGATTATTATCTATAAAGGCTCATGCTGATCCGGACTACAAGATTAATAAAAAAGCTTTTGCTCATGAGGCAGAATACAGCGCTCTACCGCTTGTAGGGAGCTTCACCTACAGTTCCCTATTTCCCAGTACCGCTACCATGATCAATTGGCATAGTAACAACTGCCGATTAGCGACCATAAAAATGCCGTGGCTTAGCGAAGCCGTTCTCCAGTGTAACCCGAAACTCAAAGGTCACCCTCGCTGCTACCAACTCTCTCTTGGAGCTTTAACTCGTATAGACATCTCTCATAATTCTCTCGCTCACCTTCCTCCGGAGATCTTTTCACTAGGTAGCCTTCGCTACCTAAACGCCGCTCAGAACAAAATCGAACGCATACCTCTCCCGGAAGACATTGAAGCCTGCTCGACCTACCAGTCCCAGAAACGCCGAACGTCCAAGACGGCACAAGTCGAATACAACTGTCCCGTACTGGAGGAACTCTACCTTCAGGACAACCGACTCGAGTACATTCCACCTCGACTCTTTCTGCTCACCAGCTTGAGCATTCTGGACGTCTCCAACAACAAACTGCAAGAGCTTCCATTCGAGTTATGGAAGTCCCCTAAACTGAAAGAATTTAACGTTGCTTTCAATTTCCTCAAAGATCTCCCATCCCTACCGAACATTACCGACTTTGCCGCGGATGGTACCGAGCCGCCCTCCCCAGTAACAGAAGCTTGCCTTTTCCATGCGTATTCTTACGAAGACAACAGCGACTCTCTAACCCGAAACCGCCACGTGGCCAGTTTAGAACTTGTCAAGCATCACATCTGGTCAAAGTCACTGGAAGTAACGGACCAAGAGCTACGACTTCCAGATTCCAAAAACGATCACACCGTTTCGCAGCTAAGCAGCCTCAATCTTGCCAACAATCTCTTCACCAGCATTCCCCTTGCTTTGCCGTGTCTTGCCGTGAACCTAACCCGTCTGAACATGTCCTACAACAGCCTTCGCTCGATGGGGCACGTCACCAGCTACCCTGCCTCGCTCAAACAGCTCGACCTGGGTCACAATGAGATCAGCTGTTGGCCGAGCTTGCCGCGAATTGCCGCTTCCGATCCGCACCTCATGTGCTATAACCCCCAGGAACCAAAGAAACACTCCTCCAAGAGCTCCGTGGCCAGTGCGGGAAGTTCCAGCACACCGTATTCCAACGAGGTTACGGTCGTGAAGTCATCCACCAGTTCGAACAACATCACCTCGTTGCGAACGGCAGTTCTGAAAAGCGTTTGTGTCCACCGGCGGCACCTTCGGTTGGAGTCCTTGCGCACTTTGATTCTGGCTGATAATTCGCTGACGCGAATACAGTTGTCCACCGATGACGTAACGACACTCGGAGAGTCAGAGGACGCTGAATGGAGTCTGATTGGGGTGGCCAAGTCCCGATTGATCTTCCCGAATTTGTCCATGTTGGACATTAGCAACAATTCGTTGAAGGAGATCCCGCCGTCGATCCATGAGTTGACCAACCTGAGCGTACTGAACATAAGCGGGAATATGGACGTAACGGAGTTGCCGCCGCACATGGGTTTGCTATCGCGACTGTGGAATCTGAATACGAGGGGTTGTTCGTTGCAGGATCCGTTACGATCGATGATCGACAGCAAGAAGTACAAGACGATGGATATCATTGGATATTTAAAATCGGTTTACGAGGACGCTCGGCCTTATGCTAGGATGAAACTCATGGTTGTGGGAGTGCAGGGGATTGGGAAGACAAGTTTGTTGGAACAGTTGCGGAGTGAAGGTCCGACGAGGAATAAAAAGCAGGTGGACCACTGGGCCAAACGGATGGGTCATAAGAATATCAATACGAAAACCAGTCGGGGGATCAATATGTCCACGGTGGGGGTGGACATTGGTGACTGGATATGCGAGAAAAAGATCCGAGGGCAATCGACGCATGGACCGGTGGTGTTCAGGACTTGGGATTTCGGGGGCCAAAAGGAATACTACGCCACGCATCAGTATTTCCTGTCGAAACGAAGCTTGTATTTGGTTTTGTGGAGAATCATCGATGGACGAAAAGGATTGGCGGAAGTTTTGCAGTGGTTGGGAAACATTCAGGCGAGAGCTCCAAACTCTCCGGTAATTATTGTGGGGACGCATTACGACGCAGTTGGCGAAACATTGCCCGCGAAGAAAGCAGAAGAGCTTCAGCAGATCATTAGAGATCGCTTCATAGCGGTTTCCGATGCGGAGAAGATTGGTCTACCAAGGGTGTTGGATTCCATCGAGGTCAGTTGTAGAACCGGCCACAATATTAAACTGTTGGCAAATTTGATCTATGATACGGCGTTTTCGTTGCGACCTCCAGGTTGCAAGGAGCCTCTCCTGTACCAACGAGTTCCCGCTAGCTATTTGGCCCTTGAGGACGTCGTTGGGACCATAGCATCTACTCTGAGACAGTTCAGTGCGGATCCGGTTCTGGACGCGGAACGGTACCGCCTGATGGTAACTCAGGAGATGCAACTTCGAGGATTCAAGGGCTTTCGCGATTGGTCCGAGCTGAACCAAGCTACGATGTTTCTTCACGACAATGGCGTTTTGTTGCACTACGACGATGCGACACTGCGTGATCTGTACTTCTTGGATCCGCAGTGGTTGTGCGATATGCTGGCGCATGTAGTGACTGTTAGGGAGATAAATCCATTCGCCAGGACCGGCGTCATGAAGATGGACGACCTGCAGCATGTTTTCAAGAGTTCCTGCCTGGGGAGCAGCGATAATCGGGG TTATATTGTGAGCCTGCTGAACAAATTTGAAGTGGCATTGTCGTGGGATGCGCGCACTTTACTCATTCCATCACTTCTTCCCTTGGAAGAAGACAGCACTGCAGATAGAGTAGTTACCGTCAAG ATCTCGACACGCTCTAAAGGCTGGGTTATGCGAACTCGCCGAAACCCTTTGAACTCCAATCTGCCAACCTATGAACCAGTCACATCTGAGCCACAGACCCCAACCCTCAACAATGCATGCGATATCCAAACTTTACCACGTCATGAACAAACCATTTCGCGATTGCTATTGATGTCCTACTTTCCGTCCGGCTTCTGGTCCAGACTCATTACCCGTGTCCTCGCCGACGATCAGGTCGTGGAAGCGATACGATCGCTCTACCCTCTTCCTAAGAACGTTGAGAACGATCCGGACATCAATCAGATGCTGAACATGTCGTCGCATTGGGCAGTTTGGCAAACCGGTCTCGCGCTGTACTACGGTTCAACTTTGGTGTTCAAAATGAGAGAGATCTCCGTAACCTGCCCGACATCGCCGTATCGTAATCCAATGAATCGGTTCAAGCTAAAACAAGACGGAATTTGGTGTGACATTGATCTCACTTCAACCTCAATTTTGGAAATCTATTTCCCATTCAATGCGCTGAAGATACGTAAACTGGATGAAGTTGGCGCAGAGTTATCTTCGGTGGATATCGAAGTCAACGTACGTTGTTTGACACAGCTGCTGGCACTCAGCGTAGATCACATTGATCTACTGTTGGAGGACTGGTACCCTACTTTGGGTACGAGGTTTGTGCACACATCGGAGGGCCGTTTCTTGGTGACTCGATTGGTTCCATGTCCAAAGTGTTTGCGTGATTGCGAGGATCGACACGTTCCGAATTTCCCTTCGCAAGTGAAGTCCAGTACAGGCGCGATAGGCAATCAGCGTCCAATGTTGCACAAGAGACTGAGCGTAGACAGGAGGCAGGAATTTGGTGAGCCTAGTGGCTTGAATGAGCTGCCTGGTATATTGAATGACTTGGTTCCTACGAGAAAGTCCCAGGACTCGATTGGTTGGTCCGATTGTGATTCCGGAGTTGGGCAGGAGTCAGCTGATAGCTCGCGGGCTACTTCCATCGAAGGGCATCCGCTGGTCAACGCGGGAGATATGCCGGGACCACCCAGCTACTCTTGGATGGTGGAAGAATGCATTCTGGCAGCGTACGACAAGAAGTCGGTTGCGTGTCCGATCCATGGGGAAATTGAACTGAGCAGAATCACCCCGGATGTG AATTTCATGGACCTCTCGGAGAACTATCTGATCAAATCGGGCGATATCACGCGAGGTCCCCTCCTTGGGCGTGGTGCATTCGGTTTTGTGTTCAAAGCGTCATGTAAGACCCGCGGTTCCAAGGCGATCATTCCTGTGGCGATGAAGATGCTGCAACCGGTTGCGCCGGGTCCGCGAGCTCGCCAGAGTGCCATCATTGCGTACAAAGCCGCCCTCGGCAAATGGGAGCGAGATCCGTTGCAGCATTCGTGCAAGGCTTACTGCACCGCACGGCAGGAGCTGGCGGTTCTTCTGACGCTGCGACATCCGAATATTGTTCCGCTCGTTGGGGTGTGTACGCAACCGTTGGCTTTGGTGCTGGACCTGGCTCCGAAAGGGGCGCTCGATGCCGTGCTGCGGCACTTCCGCCGGAGTGGAGCTCGCATCGGGCCGTACTGCTTTCAATCGTTGGTGCTTCAGGCAGCCAAAGCTATGGAATATTTGCACCGGAGAAGGGTGATCTATCGTGATCTCAAGGCGGAAAATATCTTGGTTTGGGAATTTCCGGAACCTCATAC TGACGACCACCCGTCGAACGCCGTGCATATCAAGGTGGCGGACTACGGCATCAGCCGCATTACGCTGCCGTCCGGTTCCAAGGGCTTCGGGGGCACCGAAGGCTTTATGGCGCCGGAAATCATGCGACACAACGGCGAAGAGGAGTACACCGAGAAGGTGGACTGTTTCTCGTTTGGAATGTTCCTGTACGAGCTGATCGCGCTGCGGCAACCGTTCGAGGGTCACGAAGCGGTGAAGGAGTGCATTTTGGAGGGTGGCCGGCCGGTGCTCACCCAGCGGGAAACGCATTTTCCATCGTACTGTTTGGATTTGATGGTGCTCTGCTGGGATCAGCAACCGAAGGTTCGACCATCTGCCAGCCAGATTGTGTCGATTGCAAGCGCACCGGAGTTTACGCATTTGATCGATATAATTTCGCTGAGCCATCCGGGGAATACGATGGATGGGATTGCTTGTCCGATTGCCAGCGTGGATGACGAGACAGTTATATCGGGTCACGAGTTGTGGTTGCCTTGTTCCAACTCACGGATCGACATTCTGCATGGGTCGATCAAGGGATGGCAACAGTATCATCGAATATTATGCCCCCAGATTGGAACTCCGGTGAAGTCGGCCAATGGGAGTGGATATCATTCGCAGCCAACGACTCCACATCAGATGAAGCAGATAAAGATGACGACGGCTTGTGTTGTGGAGAAGGCAGTTTGGATTGGCGACGCAGAGGGAAATAtctatgcattcaacgcatgtGACTGTGTTCATCAGTTTTCGTACGCGCTGGAACCAGCGCAACCGTGTCCAGTAGTGGCGTTAGTCTACCTGAAAAAGTTCAGTCGGGTGGCTGCAGGTTTGGAGAATGGTCGATTGTTTTTGTTGGACTCCACGTTAACTCCAAGCACTTCCGTATCGGCAGAGGGTAGTTTTGTTCTGTCTGAACTCGGATCCGGCGAACGTCTGTATAGTGTTTGTCCTCTCTGGAAGGATGAAACTGAATGCGAACTTTGGTGCGGCGAAACTGACGGAGCGATGAATGTCTTTTCGTTGAAGAATAGCCACGTTTCGGGACAACATCATTTAACTCACTTCCAAACACCCCTTCCCACTCGGGGACTCACAGTGTCACTGTTGTGCGCCTCGGACGATTGGGTCTACTCATACGTCGCACCGGGTTGTATTCTGTACCAATGGCGATCCACTGGCAAGCAAATCGAGAACCGCTTGGACTGTTCGAAATTAGTTCCGTGCTCGGAAAGCCTAAAAAGTATCGCCATTGACGAACATCTCAGTCCGGGAAAATGCCAAATATCCACAATAGCTGCCCTGAACGGAGAACTTTACGTCGGAACCACGTGGGGTTGTATCATCATTATAGAAAAGCAAACTCTCCGGCCGATCACGATATTCCGTCCATTCGAGGAGGATGTTCGCTGCATCGTTCCGCTGTACGGCGGCCCCAGTCCGATGTTGGTCACATTGGGGCGCGGCTATCGATCTCTCATCGATCGGTACACGGACGTGACCACCGGTCATGTCACGACGCCTTCGGCCGGTGCCCCAGATAAGCGTTTGAAGGAAACGTTGCTGAAGGATCGATCCAACAACATGCATGCCCTGATCTGGACGGCCGAACACTGGACACCGGTCTAG